A window of the Fusobacterium simiae genome harbors these coding sequences:
- a CDS encoding DUF116 domain-containing protein yields the protein MKKFYTSLLKSLLYIAFIVTTKFKKQKLNDYFSKKFLEINNDYVLKKIKKKINGKILILLPHCIQLYNCEYKITSNINNCRACGKCVVYNFVDIQNKYQNVEIKIATGGTLARKYVKEIRPNLIIAVACKRDLISGIKDAEPFLVYGVFNKIKSEPCINTTVVMDDIYEILDEINL from the coding sequence GTGAAAAAATTTTATACAAGTCTTTTAAAATCTTTGTTATATATAGCTTTCATTGTTACAACAAAATTTAAAAAACAAAAGTTGAATGATTATTTTTCTAAAAAATTTTTAGAAATTAATAATGATTATGTATTAAAAAAGATAAAAAAGAAAATAAATGGTAAAATTTTGATACTTTTACCTCATTGCATACAACTCTATAATTGTGAATACAAAATAACATCAAATATTAATAATTGTAGGGCTTGTGGGAAATGTGTAGTCTATAATTTTGTGGATATACAAAATAAATATCAAAATGTGGAAATAAAAATAGCAACTGGAGGAACACTTGCAAGAAAGTATGTCAAAGAGATAAGACCTAACTTAATAATTGCAGTAGCTTGTAAAAGAGATTTAATAAGTGGAATAAAAGATGCAGAACCATTTTTAGTTTATGGAGTATTTAATAAAATAAAGAGTGAGCCTTGTATTAACACAACAGTTGTTATGGATGATATTTATGAGATTTTAGATGAAATAAATTTATAG
- a CDS encoding tetratricopeptide repeat protein: protein MRKYLIISLLASYSIVFAGESEDFKAVDNLYKERNFKAALVESEKFLQKYPESKHQKSMRDKVAKIYFLEKNYKKAEELFKKLFTMEEKQSQKDEYASYLARANALLNNSDSAMFYLRGIKDEKVYQKTYFAVAQDFLAKENNEAAKKAYTEIINNKYENYKEAMMGLGIVNYNLKDYDKAIYWLSEFSKAMPSENKEMVSYLRASALYRKGNTDEAIRQFEDLANVNPSTEYSRKAALYLIEIYSNRKDEAKVSFYLDKIKGTKEYNTAMTMIGDLYVTKENYDKALDYYNQSDDKNNPRLIYGEAYSLYKNGKYEEALKKFQSLKNSDYYNQSIYHIFAINYKLKNFDEIIRNREIIRKVVVSQVDTDNIIRIIANSAYQVGNYKLAKDYYGRLFAVSPDKENLFRVILLDSQMLDMEDLRIRFNQYNELYSNDTEFKKDVYLYTGDAYYKAGDPERAEQIYKTYLNQYTNTEVMSSLMSALLEQKKYDEMEQYLSLAQDESSVDYLKGIAAMGLGKYDEAESQFQKVLASGDESLSTKVYLNRVRNFFLAERYNEAVQAGEQYLSSINSEKEKSIYSEMLDKIGLSYFRLGKYDQARSYYSKIANMKGYEVYGKFQIADSYYNEKNYERAGNLYKEVYNQYGETFYGEQAYYKYIMTLSLTGNTEAFEREKNNFLSVYPNSNLRGTITNLTTNMYIESGDTDKAIESLNESSSNTNDTSIKENNTAKIITLKLQKKDYKDIEKYIAELPTEEERVYYTAQYYAVKKDPKVVKEYETLLQYDKYKAYASKGLGDYYFDKKDLSKAKKYYGTYTSVNKNPDEYILYRLGQANEKENNLKMALTDYKAVYTKNGKLANDAMLRAAEIYDKQENVIEAEKLFTKLYAVKNNKDLKAYSMEKLIYYKLVKNNTKEAKKLYDELRKIDAKRAEKFKAYF, encoded by the coding sequence ATGAGAAAATATTTAATAATATCACTTTTGGCTAGTTATAGTATAGTTTTTGCTGGAGAATCAGAAGATTTTAAAGCTGTTGATAATCTATACAAAGAAAGAAATTTTAAGGCTGCTTTGGTTGAGTCAGAAAAATTTTTACAAAAATATCCTGAATCAAAACATCAAAAAAGCATGAGAGATAAGGTTGCAAAGATTTATTTCTTAGAAAAAAATTATAAAAAAGCAGAAGAGTTATTTAAAAAACTATTTACAATGGAAGAAAAACAATCTCAAAAAGATGAATATGCTTCTTATTTAGCAAGAGCTAATGCACTGTTAAATAATTCAGATTCAGCTATGTTTTATTTAAGAGGGATTAAAGATGAAAAAGTTTATCAAAAAACATATTTCGCAGTAGCACAGGATTTTTTAGCCAAGGAAAATAATGAGGCTGCTAAAAAAGCATATACTGAGATTATTAATAATAAATATGAAAACTATAAAGAAGCTATGATGGGCTTAGGAATAGTTAATTATAATTTAAAAGATTACGATAAAGCAATATATTGGCTTTCAGAATTTTCAAAGGCTATGCCCTCAGAAAATAAAGAAATGGTTTCATATTTAAGAGCTTCAGCTCTTTATAGAAAAGGAAATACTGATGAAGCTATAAGACAATTTGAAGATTTAGCAAATGTAAATCCTTCAACTGAATATTCAAGAAAGGCAGCACTGTATTTAATAGAAATCTACAGCAATAGAAAAGACGAAGCAAAAGTGAGTTTCTATTTAGATAAAATAAAAGGTACAAAAGAATATAATACTGCGATGACTATGATAGGGGATTTATATGTAACAAAGGAAAATTATGATAAAGCCTTGGACTACTATAATCAAAGTGATGATAAAAATAATCCAAGACTAATTTATGGAGAGGCGTATTCATTATATAAAAATGGTAAGTATGAAGAGGCTTTGAAAAAATTTCAATCATTAAAAAATAGTGATTATTATAACCAATCAATTTATCATATATTTGCAATAAATTATAAGTTAAAGAATTTTGATGAAATTATAAGAAATAGAGAAATTATAAGAAAAGTTGTTGTCAGCCAAGTAGATACAGATAATATTATTAGAATAATTGCAAATTCTGCTTATCAGGTTGGAAATTATAAATTAGCAAAAGATTATTATGGCAGACTTTTTGCTGTTTCACCAGATAAAGAAAATTTATTCAGAGTAATACTTTTAGATAGCCAAATGCTAGATATGGAAGATTTAAGAATTAGATTTAATCAATATAATGAGCTATATTCTAATGATACAGAGTTTAAAAAAGATGTGTACTTATATACAGGAGATGCCTATTACAAGGCGGGCGATCCTGAAAGAGCAGAACAAATTTATAAGACTTACTTGAATCAATATACAAATACAGAAGTTATGTCTAGTTTGATGTCAGCATTATTGGAACAAAAGAAATATGATGAGATGGAACAATATCTATCACTTGCACAAGATGAAAGTAGTGTAGATTACTTAAAAGGTATAGCAGCTATGGGACTTGGAAAATATGATGAAGCAGAGTCACAATTTCAAAAAGTGTTAGCAAGTGGAGATGAAAGTTTAAGTACAAAGGTTTATTTAAATAGGGTTAGAAATTTCTTCTTAGCAGAAAGATATAATGAAGCTGTTCAAGCAGGAGAGCAATACTTATCAAGTATAAATTCCGAAAAAGAAAAATCTATATACAGTGAAATGCTTGATAAAATAGGTTTAAGCTACTTCAGACTTGGAAAATATGATCAAGCAAGATCTTATTATTCAAAAATAGCTAATATGAAAGGCTATGAAGTCTATGGTAAATTCCAAATAGCAGATAGCTATTATAATGAAAAGAATTATGAAAGAGCAGGAAACCTATATAAAGAAGTTTATAATCAATATGGTGAAACTTTCTATGGAGAACAAGCATATTATAAATATATAATGACACTTAGTTTAACAGGAAATACAGAGGCTTTTGAAAGAGAAAAAAATAATTTCTTGAGTGTATATCCAAACAGTAATTTAAGAGGAACTATAACAAATCTTACTACTAATATGTATATAGAAAGTGGGGATACTGATAAGGCAATAGAATCTTTAAATGAATCAAGTTCAAATACTAATGATACAAGTATTAAAGAAAATAATACTGCTAAGATAATAACTTTAAAATTACAAAAGAAAGATTATAAAGATATAGAAAAATATATAGCAGAGTTGCCAACAGAGGAAGAAAGAGTGTATTACACAGCACAGTATTATGCAGTTAAAAAAGATCCAAAAGTAGTAAAAGAATATGAAACATTACTACAATATGATAAATATAAAGCCTATGCTTCAAAAGGATTAGGAGATTATTATTTTGATAAAAAAGATTTATCAAAGGCTAAAAAATACTATGGAACTTATACTTCTGTAAATAAAAATCCTGATGAATATATCTTATATAGATTAGGACAAGCAAATGAAAAAGAAAACAATTTAAAAATGGCTTTAACTGATTATAAGGCAGTATATACAAAGAATGGTAAACTTGCAAATGACGCTATGTTAAGAGCAGCAGAAATCTATGATAAGCAAGAAAATGTGATTGAAGCAGAAAAACTATTTACAAAATTGTATGCAGTAAAAAATAATAAAGACTTAAAGGCTTACTCTATGGAAAAATTAATTTATTATAAACTTGTAAAAAATAATACAAAAGAAGCTAAAAAATTATATGATGAACTTAGAAAGATAGATGCAAAAAGAGCAGAAAAATTTAAAGCATACTTTTAA
- a CDS encoding 3-oxoacyl-[acyl-carrier-protein] synthase III C-terminal domain-containing protein, with translation MRKIQFKGYGVELPKNTINFKEQIRYRISGDEKQISLAVNACQKALKHANITINDIDCIVSASAVGIQPIPCMAALIHEKIAKGTSIPALDINTTCTSFITALDTMSYLLEAGRYKRVLIVSCDVASRALNPKQKESFQLFSDGAVAFIIEKTDKEVGIIDVMQKTWSEGAHSTEIRGGLSNFHPENYSEKTKEEFMFDMCGKTILSLSMKKIPKMMKEFLENNNMKISDIDMVVPHQASVAMPIIMEKLGVPKDKYINEVKDFGNMVSASVPMTLAHSLEKQKIKNGDIILLIGTAAGLTTNLMLIRI, from the coding sequence ATGAGAAAAATTCAATTTAAAGGATATGGGGTGGAATTACCTAAAAATACAATTAATTTTAAAGAACAAATTCGTTATAGAATAAGTGGAGATGAAAAACAAATTTCTCTTGCAGTAAATGCTTGTCAAAAGGCATTAAAACATGCTAATATTACAATTAATGATATTGATTGTATAGTTTCAGCTAGTGCTGTTGGAATACAACCTATACCTTGTATGGCAGCTCTAATTCATGAAAAAATAGCAAAGGGAACATCAATCCCAGCATTAGATATAAATACCACTTGTACAAGTTTTATAACAGCTTTGGATACTATGTCCTATCTTTTAGAAGCTGGAAGATATAAAAGAGTGTTAATTGTTTCTTGTGATGTTGCTTCAAGAGCTTTAAATCCCAAACAAAAAGAAAGTTTTCAACTTTTTAGTGATGGAGCAGTAGCTTTTATCATTGAAAAAACTGATAAGGAAGTTGGTATTATTGATGTTATGCAAAAAACTTGGTCTGAGGGAGCACATTCAACTGAAATTCGTGGAGGTTTAAGTAATTTTCATCCTGAAAATTATTCTGAAAAAACAAAGGAAGAATTTATGTTTGATATGTGTGGTAAAACTATATTATCTCTATCTATGAAAAAAATTCCTAAAATGATGAAAGAATTTTTAGAAAATAATAATATGAAAATATCTGATATTGATATGGTAGTTCCTCATCAAGCTAGTGTTGCCATGCCTATTATAATGGAAAAACTAGGCGTACCTAAAGATAAATATATAAATGAAGTAAAAGATTTTGGTAATATGGTTTCAGCCTCTGTTCCTATGACATTGGCACACAGTCTAGAAAAGCAAAAAATTAAAAATGGTGATATAATACTACTTATTGGTACTGCTGCTGGACTTACTACAAACTTAATGTTGATAAGAATATAA
- a CDS encoding F390 synthetase-related protein, whose product MKKIFKIISTFIKVRYFSKWTSRDKLLKYQEKQVEKHLKFLKENSPYFKTHEITKDFTMNKAFMMENFDELNTLGVKKDEAMEIALNSEKTRDFNQKYKNISVGLSSGTSGHRGMFLTTPEEQGIWAGTILAKMLPKNNIFGHKIAFFLRADNDLYKSINSFLISLEYFDTFKDIDEHIERLNKYQPTMVVAPPSLLLILAKKIEEGELIVSVKRVISVAEILEKPDEEYIKKQFNLKIIHQIYQATEGFLACTCEYGHLHLNEDLIKFEKKYIDEKRFYPIITDFRRTSQPFVNYYLNDILVEATEPCECDSVLQRIEKIEGRSDDIFKFINKSGKEIVVFPDFIRRTILFVENIREYQVFQVNDNLLEVAILNVTGIQKELIKKEFNKLFTSLDIENIEIKFIDYKIDRTKKLKRIVRKVI is encoded by the coding sequence ATGAAAAAAATATTTAAAATTATCTCAACTTTTATTAAAGTTAGGTATTTTAGCAAGTGGACTTCAAGAGATAAACTTTTAAAATATCAAGAAAAGCAAGTTGAAAAGCATTTAAAATTTTTAAAAGAAAATTCTCCATATTTCAAAACTCATGAAATCACAAAAGATTTTACTATGAATAAGGCTTTTATGATGGAAAATTTTGATGAATTGAACACTCTTGGTGTAAAAAAAGATGAAGCTATGGAAATAGCTTTGAATAGTGAAAAAACAAGAGATTTTAATCAAAAATATAAAAATATTTCTGTGGGTTTATCCTCTGGAACATCAGGACATAGAGGGATGTTTCTAACCACTCCAGAAGAACAAGGAATATGGGCTGGCACTATTCTTGCAAAAATGCTACCTAAAAATAATATTTTTGGGCATAAAATAGCTTTTTTTCTAAGAGCAGATAATGATTTATACAAGTCTATAAATTCATTTTTAATAAGTTTAGAATATTTTGACACTTTTAAAGATATAGATGAGCATATAGAAAGATTAAATAAATATCAACCTACTATGGTAGTTGCACCTCCTTCTTTACTTTTAATTCTTGCTAAAAAAATTGAAGAAGGAGAGTTAATAGTTTCTGTTAAAAGAGTTATCTCAGTTGCAGAAATTTTAGAAAAGCCTGATGAAGAATATATCAAAAAACAATTTAATTTAAAAATAATACATCAAATTTATCAAGCAACAGAAGGATTTTTAGCTTGTACCTGTGAATATGGGCATTTACATCTCAATGAAGATTTAATAAAATTTGAAAAGAAATATATAGATGAAAAAAGGTTCTATCCTATAATTACAGATTTTAGAAGAACTAGCCAACCTTTTGTAAATTATTATCTAAATGATATCTTAGTTGAAGCAACAGAACCTTGTGAATGTGATTCAGTATTACAAAGAATAGAAAAAATTGAAGGGCGTTCAGATGATATTTTTAAATTTATAAATAAATCAGGTAAAGAAATTGTAGTATTTCCTGATTTTATAAGAAGAACTATACTCTTTGTTGAGAATATAAGAGAATATCAAGTCTTTCAAGTAAATGATAACTTATTGGAAGTTGCTATTTTAAATGTAACTGGTATTCAAAAAGAATTAATAAAAAAAGAATTTAATAAATTATTTACTTCTTTGGATATAGAAAATATAGAAATTAAATTCATAGATTATAAAATAGATAGAACTAAAAAACTAAAAAGGATAGTAAGGAAGGTAATATAA
- the glmS gene encoding methylaspartate mutase subunit S has protein sequence MAKKKVVIGVIGSDCHTVGNKIIHNKLEENGFDVINIGALSPQIDFINAALETNSDAIIVSSIYGYGELDCQGIREKCNEYGLKDILLYIGGNIGSSNEEWEKTEKRFKEMGFDRIYKPGTPIEETIIDLKKDFEVER, from the coding sequence ATGGCTAAAAAGAAAGTAGTTATAGGTGTTATTGGGTCAGATTGCCATACAGTAGGAAATAAAATCATCCATAATAAATTGGAAGAAAATGGCTTTGATGTAATAAATATTGGAGCTTTATCCCCTCAAATAGATTTTATTAATGCTGCTTTAGAAACAAATTCAGATGCAATAATAGTTTCATCAATCTACGGTTATGGCGAGCTAGATTGTCAAGGAATAAGAGAAAAATGTAATGAATATGGATTAAAAGATATACTTTTATATATTGGTGGAAATATAGGCTCAAGCAATGAAGAATGGGAAAAGACTGAAAAAAGATTTAAAGAAATGGGATTTGATAGAATATATAAACCAGGGACTCCAATAGAAGAAACAATAATTGATTTAAAAAAAGATTTTGAGGTGGAAAGATGA
- a CDS encoding MBL fold metallo-hydrolase translates to MLSTAEKLIEKVDYFPCGYCTNDLKRVFKDFDKTIVNFYAGVFLIKHKKMGYILYDTGYSMDLLKNNIKYFLYRFANPITLKKEDMIDYQLKEKGIDKKEIKYIIISHLHPDHIGGLKFFPNSNLILTKTCYNNYKLKRDSLLIFNELLPDDFENRLILIDDYKENSLFPYKNSYDLFSDLSMLIVEVDGHTKGQACLFIPEKNLFIAADICWGTQFLPLTDKMKWLPKKIQNNFEDYKKGSDLLKKLIEDNISVIVSHDKKEKIFSILKKE, encoded by the coding sequence ATGTTGAGCACAGCAGAAAAACTGATAGAAAAAGTTGATTATTTCCCCTGTGGCTATTGTACTAATGATTTAAAAAGAGTTTTTAAAGACTTTGATAAAACAATAGTCAATTTCTATGCAGGAGTTTTTTTAATCAAACATAAAAAAATGGGATATATATTATATGACACTGGTTATTCTATGGATTTATTAAAAAATAATATAAAATATTTTTTATACAGGTTTGCCAATCCCATCACTTTAAAAAAAGAAGATATGATAGACTACCAACTTAAAGAAAAAGGAATAGATAAGAAAGAAATAAAATATATTATTATTTCTCATTTACACCCTGACCATATAGGAGGTTTAAAATTTTTTCCAAATTCTAATCTAATCTTAACCAAAACTTGTTACAATAATTATAAGTTAAAAAGGGATAGTCTATTAATTTTTAATGAACTTTTACCAGATGATTTTGAAAATAGATTGATATTGATAGATGACTATAAAGAAAATAGTTTATTTCCTTATAAAAATAGTTATGACTTATTTTCTGATTTATCAATGTTAATAGTTGAAGTAGACGGTCATACAAAAGGACAGGCTTGTTTATTTATACCAGAAAAAAATCTATTTATTGCTGCTGATATATGTTGGGGAACACAATTTCTTCCTTTAACAGATAAAATGAAATGGCTTCCTAAAAAAATTCAAAATAATTTTGAAGATTATAAAAAAGGTAGTGACTTATTAAAAAAATTAATAGAGGATAATATTTCTGTTATTGTCAGTCATGATAAAAAAGAAAAAATATTTAGCATATTAAAAAAGGAATAA
- a CDS encoding SDR family NAD(P)-dependent oxidoreductase → MEKILITGASSGIGEELARNLANKSKKLYLLARSIDKLNLLKKELEEKNSSLECICIKYDLTDINNLENIIENCDVDLVINCAGFGKITDFLKLSDKEDLDTINVNFISPLILTKKFSEKFLQKEQGIILNVCSTAALYYHPYMAVYSSVKSALLHYSLALDEELSHKNKNVRVLSVCPGPTASNFFDKDIQAKFGSSQKFMMSSEDVAKIIIKVIEKKKRFSIIGFRNKLSMFIINLLPISWQLKLVGLILKKVIK, encoded by the coding sequence ATGGAAAAAATTTTAATAACAGGTGCAAGTTCAGGAATAGGAGAAGAATTAGCAAGAAATTTAGCTAATAAAAGTAAAAAACTTTATTTATTAGCTAGGTCTATTGATAAATTGAATTTATTAAAAAAAGAATTGGAAGAAAAAAATTCTTCTCTTGAATGTATCTGTATAAAGTATGATTTAACTGATATAAATAATTTAGAAAATATTATAGAAAATTGTGATGTAGATTTAGTTATAAATTGTGCAGGCTTTGGAAAAATTACTGATTTTTTAAAATTAAGTGATAAAGAAGATTTAGACACTATCAATGTAAATTTTATTTCTCCATTAATTTTAACTAAAAAATTCTCAGAAAAATTTTTACAAAAAGAACAAGGAATAATTTTAAATGTATGTTCAACTGCTGCACTATACTATCACCCATATATGGCAGTGTACAGTTCAGTCAAATCAGCACTGTTACATTATTCTTTGGCACTTGATGAGGAATTGTCACATAAAAATAAAAATGTAAGAGTTCTATCAGTCTGTCCTGGACCAACAGCAAGTAATTTTTTTGATAAAGATATACAAGCTAAATTTGGAAGTTCACAAAAGTTTATGATGAGTTCAGAAGATGTGGCTAAAATAATTATAAAAGTGATAGAAAAGAAAAAAAGGTTTTCCATCATAGGTTTTAGAAATAAATTGTCTATGTTTATAATAAATTTGTTGCCTATTTCATGGCAACTAAAACTTGTAGGGCTAATTTTAAAAAAGGTGATTAAATGA
- a CDS encoding NAD-dependent epimerase/dehydratase family protein: protein MKILLTGATGFLGKYVIDELKNNSYQVVAFGRNEKIGQTLIDKDVEFYKGDIENKEDLLKASQNCSAVIHAAALSTVWGKWENFYKINVLGTKNVVKVCEEKNLKLVFVSSPSIYAGAKDQLNVKEDEAPKENNLNFYIKSKIMAENIIKSSNLDYIIIRPRGLFGIGDTSIIPRLLDLNKKIGIPLFVDGKQKVDITCVENVAYSLRLALENNKYSREIYNITNDEPIEFKEILTLFFNEMGTKGKYLKWNYNLILPLVSFLEKFYKFFGIEKELPLTKYTLYLMRYSQTLNIDKAKKELGYYPKMSILEGVKKYVEHSRKTDRKS, encoded by the coding sequence ATGAAAATTTTACTTACAGGAGCAACAGGATTTTTAGGAAAATATGTTATTGATGAATTGAAAAATAACTCTTATCAAGTTGTTGCCTTTGGAAGAAATGAAAAAATTGGGCAAACATTGATTGATAAAGATGTTGAATTTTATAAAGGAGATATAGAAAACAAAGAAGATTTATTAAAAGCCTCTCAAAATTGTTCAGCTGTTATACATGCTGCAGCACTCTCTACTGTTTGGGGTAAATGGGAAAATTTTTATAAGATAAATGTATTAGGGACAAAAAATGTCGTTAAAGTTTGTGAAGAAAAAAATTTAAAATTAGTTTTTGTTTCATCTCCAAGTATATATGCAGGTGCAAAAGACCAATTAAATGTTAAAGAAGATGAAGCACCTAAGGAAAATAATTTGAATTTCTATATAAAAAGTAAAATTATGGCAGAAAATATAATTAAATCTTCTAATTTAGACTATATAATAATTCGTCCTCGTGGACTATTTGGTATAGGAGATACAAGCATAATACCAAGACTTTTAGACTTAAATAAAAAAATAGGTATACCCCTTTTTGTAGATGGTAAACAAAAAGTTGATATTACTTGTGTTGAGAATGTTGCATACTCTTTAAGATTAGCACTAGAAAACAATAAGTATTCTAGAGAAATATACAATATTACAAATGATGAACCAATAGAATTTAAAGAAATTTTAACTCTATTTTTTAATGAAATGGGTACAAAAGGAAAATATTTGAAATGGAACTATAATTTAATTTTACCTTTGGTTTCATTTTTAGAAAAATTCTATAAATTTTTTGGTATTGAAAAAGAGCTTCCTCTTACTAAATATACCTTATATTTAATGAGATATAGTCAAACTTTAAATATTGATAAAGCAAAAAAAGAATTGGGCTACTATCCTAAAATGTCTATACTTGAAGGAGTTAAAAAATATGTTGAGCACAGCAGAAAAACTGATAGAAAAAGTTGA
- the rph gene encoding ribonuclease PH — protein MLREDGRKFDEERKIKITKDVNIYAEGSVFIEVGNTKVICTASVTDKVPSFLRGTGKGWVTAEYSMLPRATNERNPREASKGKLAGRTVEIQRLIGRALRASIDLEKLGERLITIDCDVIQADGGTRTTSITGGYIALALAIKKLLNEEILEENPLISNVAAISVGKIDSNLMVDLKYSEDFAAEVDMNVIMNKKGEFIEVQGTGEESTFTRTELNQLLDLAENSIKKLIDLQDKIINQENLKIFLATANKHKIDEISDIFSGIENIEILSIKDDVEIPEVIEDGKTFEDNSKKKAVEISKFLNMITIADDSGLCVEALNGEPGVYSARYSGTGDDLKNNEKLIENLKGVENRKAKFVSVITLSKPNGETYSFRGEIEGKIIDTPRGNTGFGYDPHFYVEEYQKTLAELPELKNKISHRAKALEKLKNELKNIL, from the coding sequence GTGTTAAGGGAAGATGGAAGAAAGTTTGATGAAGAAAGAAAAATTAAAATTACAAAAGATGTAAATATCTATGCAGAAGGATCTGTTTTTATAGAAGTTGGTAACACAAAAGTTATTTGTACTGCCTCTGTAACTGATAAAGTTCCTTCATTTTTAAGAGGAACAGGAAAAGGTTGGGTAACTGCTGAATATTCGATGTTACCAAGAGCGACAAATGAAAGAAATCCAAGAGAAGCTAGCAAAGGTAAGTTAGCAGGTAGAACAGTTGAAATTCAAAGATTAATTGGTAGAGCTTTAAGAGCTTCAATAGATTTAGAAAAATTGGGAGAAAGACTTATTACTATTGACTGTGATGTTATTCAAGCAGACGGTGGAACAAGAACAACTTCTATAACAGGTGGATATATTGCACTTGCACTTGCTATAAAAAAATTATTAAATGAAGAAATTTTAGAAGAAAATCCTTTAATTTCTAATGTTGCTGCTATAAGTGTAGGTAAGATTGATTCTAATTTAATGGTAGATTTAAAATATTCTGAAGATTTTGCAGCTGAAGTTGATATGAATGTAATAATGAATAAAAAAGGTGAGTTTATTGAAGTTCAAGGAACAGGTGAAGAAAGTACATTTACAAGGACTGAGCTAAATCAACTTTTAGATTTAGCAGAAAATTCTATAAAAAAACTTATAGATTTACAAGATAAAATTATAAATCAAGAAAATTTAAAAATATTTTTAGCCACTGCTAATAAACATAAAATTGATGAAATAAGTGATATTTTTTCTGGGATAGAAAATATAGAAATTCTTTCAATAAAAGATGATGTAGAAATTCCAGAAGTTATAGAAGATGGAAAAACTTTTGAAGATAATTCAAAGAAAAAAGCAGTAGAAATTTCTAAATTTTTGAATATGATTACCATTGCTGATGATTCTGGACTTTGTGTTGAGGCTTTAAATGGAGAACCTGGTGTCTATTCTGCTAGATATAGTGGAACAGGTGATGATTTGAAAAATAATGAAAAATTAATTGAAAATCTAAAAGGCGTAGAAAATAGAAAGGCAAAATTTGTTTCCGTTATAACTTTATCTAAACCTAATGGAGAAACTTATTCTTTTAGAGGAGAGATAGAAGGTAAGATTATTGATACTCCAAGAGGAAATACAGGCTTTGGTTATGACCCTCATTTCTATGTAGAAGAATATCAAAAAACTTTGGCAGAATTACCAGAACTTAAAAATAAAATTAGCCATAGAGCAAAAGCATTAGAAAAATTAAAAAATGAATTAAAAAATATTTTATAA